The DNA window GCTCGATCAGCACCTTTTTTTCCTGAATGGCCTTGGTCACCTTTGCCCTGAGTCCGGGCATATCGGCCAGATCGGCAACCCGTATTCCGTTCCGCATGTATTTATCCACATAAGAAGGCCCGATTCCACGCCCGGTTGTACCGATCTTATCGGCACCCTTGCTGGTTTCCCGGATGGTATCCAACACTTTGTGGTAGGGGAAAATCAGGTGCGCTCCTCCCGAAATAAACAACCGTCCGGAAAGGTCAATGCCAAGCCGCGACACCATTTCAAGTTCTTCCTGCAACGCCAGCGGATCAATCACCACTCCATTTCCGATCAGACAGCGGGTTCCTTCATGAAAAACCCCCG is part of the Candidatus Binatia bacterium genome and encodes:
- a CDS encoding adenylosuccinate synthetase, translated to MPVVVVVGAQWGDEGKGKIVDLLSKDCQVVARYQGGANAGHTISFGTQTFVLHLLPSGVFHEGTRCLIGNGVVIDPLALQEELEMVSRLGIDLSGRLFISGGAHLIFPYHKVLDTIRETSKGADKIGTTGRGIGPSYVDKYMRNGIRVADLADMPGLRAKVTKAIQEKKVLIE